In Gossypium arboreum isolate Shixiya-1 chromosome 6, ASM2569848v2, whole genome shotgun sequence, the following are encoded in one genomic region:
- the LOC108486665 gene encoding EG45-like domain containing protein, with protein MMHFKKQLLLPFVCYFLSVSQFFHVCHGDVGTAAQYSPPYLPTACFGDDQTQFPSSNLFAAAGDGIWDNGASCGRQYLVRCISASQPGTCVPDQTIQVKIVDYAPTALSPPSAQSTTIVLSETAFGGITNVPLDSINIEFQQV; from the exons ATGATGCATTTTAAGAAACAATTACTCCTTCCATTTGTATGCTATTTTCTTTCAGTTTCCCAGTTTTTCCACGTCTGCCATGGTGATGTTGGGACTGCTGCCCAGTACAGCCCTCCATATTTAC CTACGGCGTGCTTTGGGGACGATCAAACCCAGTTCCCATCAAGCAATCTGTTCGCAGCAGCAGGAGATGGGATATGGGACAATGGAGCATCATGCGGAAGGCAATACCTGGTGAGATGCATAAGTGCTTCCCAGCCAGGGACTTGTGTCCCCGACCAAACAATCCAGGTCAAGATCGTTGATTATGCTCCTACCGCTCTCTCCCCACCTTCCGCTCAATCCACCACCATTGTCCTTTCCGAAACTGCTTTTGGCGGAATTACCAATGTACCCCTGGACTCCATCAACATTGAATTCCAACA AGTTTAG
- the LOC108486347 gene encoding LOW QUALITY PROTEIN: 3-ketoacyl-CoA synthase 11 (The sequence of the model RefSeq protein was modified relative to this genomic sequence to represent the inferred CDS: inserted 4 bases in 3 codons), which yields MTDSKPEQPLIPSSSRKLPDFKKSVKLKYVKLGYHYLITHGMYLXPFPLVVVITAQLSTFSIQDLYDLWEHLQYNLISVIICSTLLVFLSTLYFLTRPRPVYLVNFACYKPDEFRKCPKRIFMDRSQXGGTFTEENLQFQRKILERSGLGEETYLPEAVLNVPPNPSMKEARKEAEIVMFGAIDELLAKTSVKPKDIGILVVNCSLFNPTPSLSAMVINHYKLRGNIQSYNLGGMGCSAGLLSIDLAKNLLQVHPNSYALVISMENITLNWYFGNDRSKLVSNCLFRMGXAAILLSNKRSDRRRSKYQLVHTVRTHKGADDKCFACVTQEEDSAGKIGVTLSKDLMAVAGDALKTNITTLGPLVLPMSEQLLFFATLVGKKLIKMKIKPYIPDFKLAFEHFCIHAGGRAVLDELEKNLQLSEWHMEPSRMTLFRFGNTSSSSLWYELAYSEAKGRIRKGDRTWQIAFGSGFKCNSAVWKALRTVNPAKEKNPWMDEIQNFPVDVPKVSSI from the exons ATGACTGATTCAAAACCAGAGCAACCATTGATCCCATCATCGTCTCGGAAGCTACCTGATTTTAAGAAATCAGTTAAGCTAAAATATGTGAAGCTTGGGTACCATTACTTGATCACCCATGGAATGTATC TTCCTTTCCCTCTTGTAGTTGTAATCACTGCACAACTCTCAACATTTTCTATCCAGGATCTTTATGATCTTTGGGAGCATCTTCAATACAATCTTATTTCTGTCATCATCTGCTCGACTCTTCTTGTTTTCTTGTCGACTCTCTACTTTCTCACTCGTCCTCGTCCTGTTTACCTTGTCAACTTTGCTTGCTATAAACCGGATGAATTTCGGAAATGCCCCAAAAGGATCTTCATGGATCGGTCTC TTGGCGGTACCTTCACAGAGGAAAATCTTCAGTTTCAGCGTAAGATTCTTGAAAGGTCCGGGCTTGGCGAGGAGACATATCTTCCAGAGGCTGTCCTCAATGTTCCACCTAACCCATCAATGAAAGAAGCTAGAAAAGAAGCTGAGATTGTTATGTTTGGTGCTATTGATGAACTTTTGGCTAAGACCTCCGTAAAACCCAAAGACATTGGAATTTTGGTTGTGAACTGCAGCTTGTTTAATCCAACGCCATCTTTGTCTGCCATGGTTATCAACCATTACAAGCTTCGAGGGAATATTCAAAGCTACAACTTGGGAGGAATGGGCTGTAGTGCTGGTTTGCTCTCAATAGATCTTGCAAAGAATCTACTTCAAGTCCATCCGAACTCCTATGCACTGGTTATCAGCATGGAGAACATCACCTTGAACTGGTACTTTGGAAATGATCGCTCAAAACTTGTTTCAAACTGCTTATTCAGGATGGG GGCGGCAATACTGCTCTCTAACAAACGCTCTGACAGAAGAAGATCCAAATACCAATTGGTTCACACTGTTCGCACTCACAAGGGCGCGGATGATAAGTGCTTTGCTTGTGTTACACAGGAAGAAGACTCTGCAGGAAAGATTGGCGTTACATTGTCAAAGGATCTCATGGCAGTTGCTGGTGATGCTCTAAAGACCAACATCACCACATTGGGGCCTCTGGTTCTTCCGATGTCTGAGCAGCTGCTTTTCTTTGCTACATTGGTTGGAAAGAAGCTTATCAAAATGAAGATCAAGCCTTACATTCCAGATTTCAAGCTAGCTTTTGAACATTTCTGCATTCACGCTGGAGGAAGAGCTGTTTTGGATGAACTGGAGAAGAATTTGCAGCTCTCCGAATGGCATATGGAACCATCAAGAATGACTCTCTTCCGATTTGGAAACACCTCAAGCAGTTCTCTGTGGTATGAATTGGCATATTCGGAAGCTAAGGGTAGGATTAGGAAAGGGGACAGAACATGGCAAATAGCATTTGGTTCTGGATTCAAATGCAACAGTGCTGTATGGAAAGCTTTGAGGACCGTAAATCCAGCAAAGGAGAAAAACCCATGGATGGATGAGATCCAGAATTTCCCAGTTGATGTTCCAAAGGTATCATCCATCTAA
- the LOC108486664 gene encoding 26S proteasome regulatory subunit 8 homolog A-like, which translates to MGTVAIERKQQASAEEMCTAKSGAKQGEGLRHYYLQHIHELQLNLRQKTHNLNRLEAQRNELNSRVRMLREELQLLQEPGSYVGEVVKVMGKNKVLVKVHPEGKYVVDIDKNIDITKITPSTRVALRNDSYVLHLILPSKVDPLVNLMKVEKVPDSTYDMIGGLDQQIKEIKEVIELPIKHPELFESLGIAQPKGVLLYGPPGTGKTLLARAVAHHTDCTFIRVSGSELVQKYIGEGSRMVRELFVMAREHAPSIIFMDEIDSIGSARMESGSGNGDSEVQRTMLELLNQLDGFEASNKIKVLMATNRIDILDQALLRPGRIDRKIEFPNPNEESRLDILKIHSRRMNLMRGIDLKKIAEKMNGASGAELKAVCTEAGMFALRERRVHVTQEDFEMAVAKVMKKETEKNMSLRKLWK; encoded by the exons ATGGGGACGGTCGCTATCGAGAGGAAGCAACAGGCATCTGCGGAAGAGATGTGCACCGCCAAGAGCGGTGCCAAGCAAGGGGAGGGCCTCCGACATTACTATCTTCAACACATCCACGAGCTCCAGCTCAATCTCCGCCAAAAAACCCACAATTTGAACCGACTCGAAGCCCAACGCAACGAGCTCAATTCTCGAG TTAGAATGCTTAGAGAGGAACTGCAGCTGCTTCAGGAGCCTGGATCCTATGTTGGTGAGGTTGTGAAAGttatgggtaaaaacaaggtTTTAGTCAAG GTCCATCCAGAAGGAAAATATGTTGTCGATATTGACAAGAATATTGATATCACAAAAATCACACCATCAACAAGAGTTGCTCTGCGTAATGACAGCTATGTTCTCCATCTGATCTTACCTAGCAAAGTAGATCCTTTGGTTAACCTTATGAAAGTTGAAAAAGTTCCAGATTCTACGTACGATATGATTGGTGGTCTTGATCAACAAATTAAAGAGATAAAAGAG GTTATCGAACTTCCAATTAAACATCCCGAATTGTTTGAAAGCCTTGGAATAGCCCAGCCAAAG GGTGTCCTGCTTTATGGACCACCTGGTACAGGAAAAACACTATTGGCTAGAGCTGTGGCCCATCATACTGATTGTACCTTTATCAGGGTTTCTGGTTCTGAATTAGTTCAGAAATATATCGGGGAGGGTTCTCGAATGGTTAGAGAACTTTTCGTTATGGCCAG AGAGCATGCTCCATCAATTATATTTATGGATGAGATAGACAGTATTGGATCTGCTCGAATGGAATCTGGAAGTGGAAATGGTGATAGCGAGGTGCAGCGTACCATGTTGGAGCTTCTCAACCAGCTTGATGGATTTGAAGCATCTAACAAGATCAAG GTTCTGATGGCCACAAACCGGATAGATATCTTGGATCAAGCTCTTCTTAGGCCAGGACGGATTGACAGGAAGATTGAATTTCCAAATCCCAATGAGGAG TCTCGACTGGACATCTTAAAAATACATTCTAGAAGAATGAACTTGATGCGAGGGATTGATCTAAAGAAGATTGCAGAGAAGATGAATGGTGCTTCTGGTGCAGAGCTTAAG GCGGTATGCACAGAAGCAGGGATGTTTGCATTGAGGGAAAGGAGAGTCCATGTAACACAAGAAGATTTTGAGATGGCAGTGGCGAAGGTGATGAAAAAGGAGACCGAGAAAAACATGTCCTTACGGAAGCTTTGGAAGTGA
- the LOC108486348 gene encoding uncharacterized protein LOC108486348, whose amino-acid sequence MDKKKIAVPLVCHGHSRPVVDLFYSPVTLDGFFLISASKDSSPMLRNGETGDWIGTFEGHKGAVWSVCLDTNALRAASGSADFTAKVWNALTGDILHSFEHKHIVRACAFSEDTRLLLTGGIEKVLRIYDLNRPEAPPREVDKSPGSVRMVSWMHSDQTLLSSCTDMGGVRLWDVRSGKIVQTLETKSPVTSAEVSQDGRYMTTADGSTVKFWDADHFGLVKSYNMPCTVESASLEPKYGNKFIAGGEDMWVRVFDFHTGDETACNKGHHGPVHCVRFSPGGKSYASGSEDGTIRIWQTGPLTDHEETKSHAANGSVGKVKVSVEDVSQKIGGFHIAEEGKTKEKE is encoded by the exons ATGGACAAGAAAAAGATTGCGGTCCCACTTGTATGTCATGGCCATTCACGTCCTGTTGTGGATCTCTTTTATAGTCCTGTCACTCTAGATGGCTTTTTTCTCATTAGTGCCAGCAAAG ATTCCAGTCCCATGCTGAGGAATGGTGAAACTGGAGATTGGATAGGAACGTTTGAAGGACACAAGGGTGCAGTGTGGAGTGTTTGCTTGGATACAAACGCTTTACGGGCTGCTTCTGGTTCTGCCGACTTTACTGC GAAAGTGTGGAATGCACTAACAGGTGACATATTGCACTCATTTGAGCATAAGCATATAGTTCGAGCTTGTGCTTTTTCTGAG GATACACGCCTTCTGTTGACTGGAGGAATAGAGAAAGTCCTCCGTATTTATGATTTGAATCGTCCAGAAGCACCTCCGAGAGAAGTAGACAAATCTCCGGGATCTGTCAGAATGGTTTCATGGATGCATAGTGATCAGACGTTATTAAGTTCTTGCACTGATATGGGGGGTGTCAG ATTATGGGATGTAAGGAGTGGTAAAATAGTTCAAACACTAGAGACCAAGTCACCTGTGACCAGTGCTGAAGTGAGTCAAGATGGCCGATATATGACAACTGCAGATGGATCTACAGTTAAGTTCTGGGATGCAGACCA CTTTGGGTTGGTAAAGAGCTACAACATGCCTTGCACGGTTGAATCGGCTTCATTGGAACCAAAATATGGAAATAAATTCATTGCCGGAGGAGAAGATATGTGGGTTCGTGTTTTTGATTTCCACACCGGAGATGAGACAG CATGCAACAAGGGTCATCATGGTCCTGTACATTGTGTACGTTTCTCACCAGGAGGGAAATCATATGCCTCAGGATCCGAGGATGGAACCATCAGAATATGGCAGACAGGCCCTTTGACTGATCATGAAGAAACCAAATCACATGCAGCAAACGGATCAGTTGGAAAGGTGAAGGTATCAGTGGAAGATGTTTCGCAGAAGATTGGGGGCTTCCATATTGCAGAAGAGGGCAAGACCAAGGAGAAAGAGTAA